TCCTCAGGAGGTGCATAAGGAGGGGGCTGATCCTGGAAGAAGATATAATAAGATTCAACAACCCCATTCATTTTATGGTGAGCTCCTCCCAGGTATTCTCAGGCTTGGCTTACAAGAAATGACTGCTCTTCAGTGAGCTACAGACAGAAGCAGGTGCTGTGGTTTAAGCTGTCATCTCATCACACCATTCCTCTCTAGTAATCAGTTATACTTCAGCAGACACACTGCCTCCCACAATGTTTTTCTAGTGACGGTCCCCTCAAATCCAGGTCTACGGCAAACAGACCATTTCATCTGTTCTAACCACCTTCCTCCCTTCACTCCCAGGGCTTTGTCTCTGTGGATGTCGATACCTCTGCCCCAGCAGATCAGAAGCTGCCGGGCTGAGGGCCAGCTTTGCCACTCCACCAGTTTGCAGCCCCCCCCCAGAGCCACGCGAGGCAGTGAAGGCTACAGGCTGTCACACACCTGTTGCAGGCTACAAGCCTACAAACCAGCTGCCACAGACTGAACAGTAAAGGACCTCCCCATCTCCATacagccccccaaaaaattaaagagaaatccATACGCTCTCAATCCTTAAGCGACCTGCTTTTTAACTCTCCCCACTTTCTGGCACAACAGAAGCAGAGCTCTGTGTGTTCTCTGTCCCTGTGCAGATGTGTGATGCCTTTAAGAGTAAGACAAGCACTGAATGGCTGTTACTAGATGAAACTTAAgactttcttcctctcctgacAGAGCATTTAAGAAGCCTTCTTCATGGGACCAACACCCACACCTCCCTCCCAAGAAAACGCATGCGTTCTGTGCACGTTCAATGTGAAGCCATGCTAGACTCTGCTAGGAAAGCAAACCCCTGTCTCTGCTAGTGACAGAAGGGGAGCAGGAACACGCAGATCACAGGCACAGAACTCACCATGGGCATGTACACATTGTGTGGGTTGGCAGGGTTGTAGTATGCACTAGAAGCAGCTTCCATGGCCTTACTGTCCCctagaaaagagaggaaagaagccATCTTACATGCCTTAGGCAGTGGCCCAagcctcagagccttctccccAGCAACAGCTCTTTTGAGGAAGCAACAAAGGTCCAAAGAGCCAACAAGCAACTGCAGCAAGCTGGGTTTGGACTCAGAGCAGCTCAGCAAAGCTGCAAGCTGGCTGGCGTTGACTACAAGCTGTGCAATGCAGAGCTGAGTGGTTCCCCACACACTCTGTTATCTCAAACAATAGAACAAGATGACTTTGAGCTCCTGCAACAACAGCAGCTTCCCCAGCCCACACTGTGCCCACGCCACCCACAGCCCAAGCCCCCTTTTGCACCCAGACCCTggcagtccccccagtcccattTACCTGGCAGCCCCGGGCCTGCCCAGGCCGAGGGAGCCGAGGGGCCTGCAGGAGAGGGCCCAGAGtagggaggaggaggcggcacGTACACGGGGTTCATATTTGGAAGTGTTGGGTAAATACCTGAAAGACATGATACTGGATTAACACCCTAGACTGCGGAAATGGGACACAGGGGAAGGAAGCTCATGGATCCAGCAGCACATTAGCTCTGGACAAAAGCAGAGAGCTCTGCAGGCTtggcagggatgcaggcagcagGGATTTGACACCTTGCTAATGCCCATCATGCAGGCAGGCATCGATTCTCTGCCAAGCAGCAGCACGATTTACAAACCACATTTTCACCTCCCATCCAGTCTCAACTAGAGAGACAGACGGGTCAATCAGCAGCACCCAACAGACTCTTACAAGGACAAAGATCCTTGATGGAAGCAAAACTACAAGCAAATCTCGCTGTGAATATGTTACAAGACCAAACACACCCTGCCAGTCATCATGACACAACTTCCAAACCTGGAGTCTGGGCGTACGGATATCCCATGGGCTGTGGAGTGGGTCCGTAGGCGTTCATTGGAGGTGGTGCATATGGATATGGTCCATTCGGTGGTGGAGGAGCAGCATAGCCCCCCGGCATAGGGGAATAACCCCCAGGAGCAGGTGGGGCAGGCGCATACCCTCCGGGAACAGGTGGATAGCCATAGCCAGGGTTCTGAAGAGGAACGCCGCTGGAAGCTACAGAGCACATGGTTTGTAAGCTAGACATCCTTTCGTTACAACTAAACGtccagaataaaaggaaaacagtccTGTTCAGGCAGCACCATTTCCCTTCATCTAAATTCACCACATGATCCTGGCATAGTACCGCACTTAGAAAGCATTAGTCTCCTCACTGCAAGTTTCCAGGGTGCTAAAGGAAACCAGCTGCAAAAACACTAGCTATCAGGTACCAGTCCCATCACAGAGCTCCCACTGCTGGAAGAACAGaccactttaaaataaatatcagtCGGGTGGCTTTTTAAacttatcagaaaaaaaaaaaagtacattttcccTCACCTGAAagttttaaagttgtttttttaaaatttatttttcccctgcCCCAAAGTGCATGTTAACTTCCCTCGTCTTATTCCGCTATTGTATAACTGAGCTAAGGGCAGGTAAGTGAATCAATTTTtcaccacagaatcatagaacagtttgggttggaagggacctcaaagatcatccagttccaacccccctgccatgggcacggacacctcccaccagaccagactgcccaaggccccatccaacctggccttgaacacctctagggatggggcagccacagcttccctgggcaacctgtgccagtgcctcaccaccctcatggttaagaaattcttcctcaagTCTTGCCTAAAtcagctcctctccagtttgAGCATCACGTACTTCAACTTTGTTCCAGTGGGAATAATGTTCTGTAGAAAAAGGTGGTCTGCCACAGAAGCGCAAACCCCAGAATATTCTAATTACACTAAGCACTAAGATGAAATAAAGACAAAGGAAtggaagaggaaacaaaagttcccctggaaagagaaaaaaatacattgctgtGGAAGAGTGTATAGGGTACGCTTCTTCCCCTGAAGTTCAAAAAGGGTGCTGCTCTCTATCTCAGCCAGCCAAGGGGGAACTGCAAGCTCTGAAGATCCCTTACCACTAGAGGCAGCTTTGAACATCAGCTGTCCAAACTCAACGGCTCCTCCACTGTTGAAAGCCAGTTTAAAGGTCCCCTGCCCTTCCCAGCCACctagaaaagagagagaattaGAATTGAAACAGATTAATAACCTCCTCAGTAGCAGTGAAGACAGCAAGACAGCAAATGCTCCACTTATAgttgtttttcccttctttgtttcaaaattatTGTGTCCTGTTGCGAGAGGGAAAGAATCACAGGATTGCTGTCAGACCCCCAGACTGGTAGCTCAAGAAGATgaggaatttatttctttacccTTTAAAAGATGATCACCACTACAGTTGCGTAGGAGCAGCCTACTCTACATactaggtttttttctgtcctgaaaGGTTTAAGAGAACCTAATAATGAGCACAGTGTAAGGAAAGAACACTTACTTCACTGAGGATTCTAACTGAAAGCCCTCAAATGAAGTTTTATTGCTACCTCTGTGGACTACAGCTCAGGTTCTGCAATTCATGCTAGGATTCAAATCAAAGGCAACATTTTCAATCTCTTTGACCCACAGAAGCTCAGACAGATTATAAATGCTTAGGCATAACAGCAGTTTCTCAGAAAAACAACCAAGTAGGCAATGATACTGCAAGATAAGGAGAGTGCTTTGTTTTGTAGAGGCTTTCTTTGGAGTTTTCTTCTGCacgctttggtttttttggtgtttgtagaaaaaaagatgtcactgaaataaaagatttcaTAAAATATGATTTATCTTCCTTGTCTAACAATGAAATTAGTAAAAGCAGAGATAGGCTCTTGGGGACAAAGTAGAAATAAAGTACAGAAATGTAACAAAACATGGAAACATAACATGGATAAAGTCACCCCCTTGGAGATTCACCTCTATTAAACCATGGCCTTAGTATGATTTCAGCCCAAGACAGTGAGCTGACCCACAACCCCTGAGGACCCAATCACCTTAAAGCATTGttacaaacagaaagcaaaagcctAAGCTCTCCAGGTGCCATAAAAATGCACAAGAACTATTTCCAGGACTGAAGAGGGAGGAAATTTGAACCAGAAGCCTCCGTTTTTAattcctgcttctcttctgcAATTCCCTCTGTTCAGTCACAAGCGTGACTGTAAGTCTTAGCACAGTTTCGTCAACAAACTGGAAATAAAGCTGGATCAATGATATACAGCAGCACCCTAAATGTACGCAAGTGTAACCCAGCTGGTAAGTGGCTGCTGAGctccagaaaacaaaagtgATTGGCTGATTCTGTCTATCACCTCCAGTGACTGACTTGGTCACTTACACACCCTTCCAGGGCAAAGACAGGAGAAAACATGCACACGTGGAAGCAGAGTAATCTGGAGATGTTACAGGATTAAACAAAAGTCGTCCAGTGAAAGTCAGTTACTGGCTTTGGGGACAGAAAATTACACAGAAGTAGTGAAGTTCAGAAGACATCAGTCACCTCAGCGGGGCCGCGGTAGCTATACGGCCACAGCCACTCCACTCATCTTCCTTACACAACCAGATGATGTTCAGCAGAAAGGGACTTGAGACACCCGCAAAACGTTCAGTTTACAAAGCACAAGCACATACCTCCTGCCTCAGCCTGAATCTGTCCTTTGATGTAATTGGCAGAGAAAACAGGCTGCTCGATTGAGCATCCTTTCACCAAATAAAACGGCATCATGAAAGACTGCATAGGATCCTTGCCCTTCGACACAAAGATCATCTGCAAGATAGGAGGGAACGCTTCTGAATTACTCGAATTAGACATAAACTGTGGTCACAGAGTTGTAGCTATAGCAGCATCCAAAACCAGGATAACTTAGCTTCCAGTATCAGTATGCATTGTGTTATTTCAGAGCATTAATACTACAGGATCCCAAACAGATTTGATGGCCTGAAGCACATATGCTGCAAAATAACACATCacttaaaacacacacacacacacacacatttacagAGTTTtattgttctgctttttaagGATAAGCTATGATGGCTTTCAAAGAAGGTAATATCGAATGACACGTTATATAAAATGTATTCTCTTGACATTGACTTCCAGGACTGCATGTGCCTTTCCAGGGAACTGGGATAGAGACACAGGCGAAAACTACCTTATTTCcaccttcccttctcctgcctAGTACTCTCAGTGGTTCCTCCCACAACAAAAATCACTACTTCTATCACCAACTAGGTTTCTGGTCTAAAGTCTCCAAGACCCCTTGAGAAAGAAGCAGCCCTGCTGGTTTCAGACTTACCCTGTAAGGGGTGAGATACAGCATCCCTTTCTTGGTGCCTTTGAAGGCTTCAGGCTTGCCCGTCACGTCGCTGAAAGAGAGCTCCACATCTTTACACTGTTTGAGAACACTACAGGAGGAAATACAATTGGAGAGAAACTCAGCAACAGCTCTAGCACATACACCCATCACAGAGAGAGACGGACAGCACACCAGAAGCTCTGAATATTATCCCAGAAGACTCAGTTCTAATGTGGGCCCTGATGTTTTCCCTGTGCACCAAGAGGGATGATTTAGGTAGTCAAAGACTTCATCCTCCCACCTGTGACAACCCCTGCCCCTGCTCTACAAAGGGAAGCTTTAAATGAGAGTTTCTCCTTCTGTATCCAAAACTATCAGGCTGAGAAATTCCTCTCTGCATGAGAAGAGCCTCAGCCCAAAGCTCAGGTCACAGAAAGGCTTGAGGTGTCTGAAACCATTCCCTTTgttaagggaaatgagaaaatatgataaatataCCCATGTAGAACTTAGATCTTATTGATAGTTGATTGTGATAGAGTATTGCATTCAAAATATAAGAAGAGTTGTTGGAAATTAATCTTTATGACAACTACAAGAATCCTGCTCAGTTGTCCCATGTACAGTCCCAGCCCAGAAAAATCAACAGATTGTGTAAGAAATATTAGACTTAGGACACAGGTATTGGATTTTTAGGACCGAAGGTGGAATGTGACTTGTTGAAGCATCGCTCCTGAGAGGGAACCAAAATGAGACAGCGGAGATGAATTATCAAGGTGGACTTTCGagttaatgaagaataaagagctaggagcacatggaaaaacaccaagaacctttcaaagaaaatacctgTTGTATAATGCTATGTAAATATCTGATGATTTTGGGTGAGCCTCTGCTGCTCACTGAGGGGAGGGCCCAACTCTGAGTTGTGAATAAAGCAAGCCTAGAGTTCCCCACTCTCTGGTGAAAATCCTTTAACACCCTTGAAGCCAAGGTATCACCTCAGACCAAGCCTCTCTCTCCAAATCCGTGCTCAAAGCCAGGACCGGCCACAGCACTGAACACAGCACTGCTGTTACACCACACCCGCTGTGCAAACTGAGGAAGCTGCTTCACTAATACCCTCCCTGCTGACCCCACTTCACATGACTTCAGTAATATTTGTAATAAACAGCACCATGCTaaggaacaaaacaagaagCCAGTAATATCAGCAATAAGGTTATTATTGTTGGATATCTATGGGAACATTAGCAAAGTTTGCTAATGACACAAAGCCAGATAAGAACCATGAATGCTGAAGGGTCAGGGGTTTGGAGGTGCctggaaaattaaatatatgttcAGGAAAAACAAGAGAATCAGCTTGGGAAAGCGTGTCACTGAATCTACAGGGCAGATCCTAAACACAGCACAGAGCAAGAAAATTTGCAGGATAGCAAAAGAGCCTTGCAGCTGACAGCTTGCAGCATGTTACAGTGGCAGAAGAATGTGATTTTATGGTTTGagagcacagagaaaaaaaacacaaaatccTAACCCAACACAAGCCTGAAGAGGCTGGATCAAAAGTAATCCTCGTGTATTCCAATCAGCAGACTGCAGAAGTTGGATCAAGGCAGGAGGCAGGAAATTGCAAAATTAttgggggaagggaggaatcAGCAGGGCCACCACAGGGGAAAACAACCAAAAGCCCTGCAGTTTCAGGTCATGTGGCCctttgggaagagaaaaaaagtaaagatgtACCTGAAAAATGCAGCTATCCAAGAAGGAAGACGTTAAAAAAGTCTAGCTTTAATGATCGGGACATTACTTCATTGCTGCACTAGATGCAGATTCTCAGACTGCCTgggagggacagacagacaaggcAGGGGAGCTCTCTCCATTTCCAGGATGCAAAGGGGAAGCATTTATTCTAAGCTAAATAAAACCAGCTCCCCAACAGCTTGGATCTTATCAGAACATTTCCTCAACCACATCCTGCAGCAGTGTTTCATGTCAGTTTGACTcactgggaagaatttcttcatagtCATGTTAATGTTCACTCCTTCTCAGCTCTTCACACAAGCAAATAGCACACAGCCACCACCACTAGGCATAATTAGGCTGCTGGACTGGTTTGCAGCTGCATGCCCATTCAGGGCTGTCACGGGGAGGCCACGCACCCCACAGAGCCGTGCTGCACCCACCTGTGAGTAAGCAACACCTCGAAGAATGGCTTGAGGTCAGGGACAGACAGATCTTTAAATGAGCAAAAGTTCTACGTGTCAGAGGATTTCCCTGACTGAAGCTTTAGCAGTCAGTTATGAACTCAACAttatcacagaaccacagaatgctctgggttggaagggaccacgaATATCATCCGGTCCAACCCCTGCAGGAGCAAGGACATCTTCTACTCAATCAgcttgctcagagccccatccaacccaaccttgaatgcttccaggatTGGGGCATCTGCCACCTCTccgggcaacctgtaccagtgtctcaccaccctccacgtaaaaactttcttccttatgtccagtgtaaacttctcctcttttagtgTAAAAACCAtgaccccttgtcctgttgctacaggccttgctaaaaagtttgtccccatctttcttacaggccccctttaagtactgaatgGCAACAAAAACGTCTCtgcggagtcttctcttctccaagctgaacaactccaacctctctcagcctcttttcatatgggaggtgttccacgcctgtgatcatctctgtggcctcctctggattcactctaatagatccatgtccttcctgtgccaaggactccagagctggacacagcactccagatggggtctcaagAGAGCCCAGCagggagcagaatcccctccctcgccctgctggccacgccttttgtgatgcagcccaggatacagtcgGCCTTCTAGACTgtaagtgcacattgccggctcacatccagcttttcatccatcagcaccccaggtccttcaccGTAGGAGCATATTTCTGTTACTGCTTACCAGCTTCAAAGAACTCAGTGATGCTTTACGGGGCCTCTTGTTTCTGTGACTTCTCTAGGCAGAGCCAGAATGCCAGGAGTACTCGACCACAATCTAGGTGATGCCCAAGCCCGTTGAGCTGGTCTGTCGTGCCCCACCTGGGGTAATGGGCACGCATCGAGCAGCAGGCTGGGCTTCCACGGAGACACTCTCCAGCAGCAATGGGAGAGCCTGCTCCACCCAGGCCTTGCCTCCGACAacagattttccttcctttgaatTCAAGTGACCCAACTTCTACTTTAAGTGGTCTCTGCCTCCCTGATAACATCCCCTAACTGCATGACGTTAAAAAACCACCCAATTCCTTGCCTATTACAGGTGACTGCAGCTCACTTTTCACCCAGGATACCTGATGGAGCAAGACTGTGGACTGCTGAGcttcagctgcagagaagggGGAGCTGTGTGGGCTCTGGCTGGCCCTGCTCCCGATCCCATCCTTATGCTGCCTTAAGAATcatccatgggcagggacacctccctccagatcaggctgcctaaggccccatcccaacctggccctgaacacctccagggatggggcagccacagcttccctgggcaacctgtaccagtgcctcaccaccttcaccgTGAAGCATTTCCTCCTAATGTGTAATCtaaattttctctcttccaatATAAAGCCTTTGCCCCTaaccctatcactacaagcctttgtaaacagtccctctccagctatCCTGTAGCCCCttgcaggtactggaaggtcgctataaggtctcctcggagccttctcttctccaggctgaacaacaccaactctctcagcctgtcctcgtatgggaggtgctccagccctctaggtggcctcctctggacccgttccaacagctccatgttctTCTTATGCCGGGGGTGAAGCTGTTTAACTACCACAAACCGCGGCGCGGAGTTTCCCACACGCGGGGGAAGGGCAGGGCTCAGCACCCGGGATGGGCCCGGCCCCGGGGTCGTCCCCAGCAGGGTGAACAGCGGGAAACTCAACGCCACGGCCCCGCAGCGAGGCCGGGGGACACCGAGGAGCCCCTGAGCCCAGCCCCCGACCCAGCCACGGCCCCGGTACCTCTCGGCATTAGGGACGACGACACCACCGGCCTGAGAGTGGTTCCTGTTCAGCGCCATCTTGGCccgcgaggccccgcccccgcgctGCGGCGTCGGGTCACGTGACGCGCCGCCCCTGGAGACGTTCACGCCCGACAAACCACGCCCCCTTATATAGGCCACGCCCATACGCTGTGACGTCAGGTCACGTGACGCGCCGCATCGAAACACAACGCCCCGATAAGCCACGCCCCTCCACCTAGGCCACGCCCACCGGGTGACTACATCGCCCCCccgcgaggccacgccccccgcgcTGGTGCTTCGTGTCACGTGACGCACAGCCCCCGGGGCGCCGCGCCCCTTCCtgccaggccacgccccctatAAGACCACGCCCGCCTCCCGCCCCTCATGAACATACGCCCCTTGCCAGGCCGCGCCTCAGTATGAGACCACGCCGCCTTTGAGACCCTCCCCCGTGAGGCTCCGCGAATCCTCGTTTCCGTGACACCCCACCCCCTGAGCCCCCACCCCCGCCATATCCACGCCCCTAGCCGGGGCCCGAGAAGCCCCGCCCCTTGGCGGGCCGCGCCCCCCTTGCGAGACCCCGTTTCTATGACGCCTCGCCccctcaggccacgcccacGTGACCTCCTCCCACTAGACCACGCCCCCATCCCGTGTTTCCGAGGCGCCCCAGCCCTGAGGCCCCGCCCCTATTCACCCGCCCTCGTTTTGCTAAGCCCCGCCCACTTCCACAGACCACGCCCCCTGCCCCCCGTTGTGCCCCGCCCCTTGAGCCCCGCCCCCGCGTTCTCCCGCCCCTGAGGCCCCGCCCACGAGCCGCCACCCACGTGACTTTCCCGCCTCGGGCATCGCGGCCTTAATGGCCGCGGGGCGGTTTCCCCAGGTGCCCACGTTCCCCGTCTGCCCAGGCCTGGTGGCGGCTCCCAGCCAGACCCAAGGTGGCCAGGAAGTTGCTTCCCAGGCCTCTGCTGTGATGGAGAAGGTGCTGGCAGCACGCCTGAGGCGGCCGCTCCTGCAAGGCGCCTGCTCACGAAGCGTAGTGAAACGTAATTAACTTCATTACACGTGTCCTCACAACGAACGACAAACACTGATGCCCGCACGAAGCACTGCTCGCTCCTCCTGCTCGCTGTCCTCAGCGTGACTGCGCCTGCCGTGGGGTTCGGTACTGTCCTCGCTTCAATGGGATCTGTCCGGTGTAGAAAAGAAAAGGCCTTTGGGATTTGCCATGCGTTGCAAAAGTTTCCTGGGAAATGGCTCACATGGTGAAGAACTCGGGAGTGTCTGAGCGCACCAAGTAGGTACCTAGAGCTGTAGGATGTcctgagttagaagggacccacaaggatcatcgagccAGACTCTGGTCCCTGCACGGGACAACCCCAGCGTTCACACCCTGTGTCTCTGAGGGCAAtgttcaaatgcttcttgaatattatcAGGCTTGGCGCCacgactgcttccctggggagaagtTCTAGTGTTCCAACACCCTCTGCGTGAAGAGCCTTTTCcaaatatccaacctaaacctcccctggcgcttcttcctgccattccctcgggtcatgagagagaagagctcagcacctgctcttcctcctccccttgtgaggaagctgtagatcacaatgaggtctccccttggtctcctccaggctgaacagaccaagtgactccagccgctcctcatacaacttcctctctaaacccttcactgACTTCGTGTCCCTCCTCTAGACACTCCAGTAGTTTgatatcctttttatcctgtggccCCCAACACTGCCCACAGTGCGGAGCAGAGCGGGACAGCCGCCTCCCTCAGTTGGCCGAGGCTCTACCCAGCTATGTTCCAGTGATATCTCTGAGGGGAACGTTGGACGTGTTGTGGACATCCTGGCACTCAGCTGGTGGCACACGAGAGCTGGGATCTGTTCAGGCTTTTCCCAGCTTATCCATTAGCAGAGACTTTCCCCCACAGTGTATCCGGCTGTTGCACAACATGGAAAACGtatgatattttctgtttgtagacTTTCTGGTAGATAGGCAGACACTGGTAGGATATTTGAATGAACGGATGGCACTGAGGGATACCTGAGCTTGCTTTTCTCAACCAACTTTTATGGATCCTTTAGAAGTAGTCCATGATCCAACAGGAAATTACAGAGCAGAGCTTAAAAACCACCTTatcacaaacaaacaaatgaaaattccTAAACCTAAACAGCAAACCACACAGCTTTGTCCTTGTAGTCCATGTTCCATGCAAAGGAaaatctctctcttctcttggGTGAGGTCTGCTTTGCTTTCAAGAAGTAGAGCAGTGTGGGCTCTCTGCTGTAACCCTTGTTTGGGCC
This genomic window from Phaenicophaeus curvirostris isolate KB17595 chromosome 1, BPBGC_Pcur_1.0, whole genome shotgun sequence contains:
- the WBP2NL gene encoding postacrosomal sheath WW domain-binding protein — encoded protein: MALNRNHSQAGGVVVPNAESVLKQCKDVELSFSDVTGKPEAFKGTKKGMLYLTPYRMIFVSKGKDPMQSFMMPFYLVKGCSIEQPVFSANYIKGQIQAEAGGGWEGQGTFKLAFNSGGAVEFGQLMFKAASSASSGVPLQNPGYGYPPVPGGYAPAPPAPGGYSPMPGGYAAPPPPNGPYPYAPPPMNAYGPTPQPMGYPYAQTPGIYPTLPNMNPVYVPPPPPYSGPSPAGPSAPSAWAGPGLPGDSKAMEAASSAYYNPANPHNVYMPMDQPPPYAPPEDKKNN